GCCTGCGCACCACGGACATGCCCGGTGCCAGCCAGTGGCTGCTGCACGACGAACGCTTCGGCTCGCAACTGGAGCTGGTGCGGAAGATCATGGCCATGCGGCCCAATGCTGGCATCCCCTTCCAGCTCATGCTGCAGCTGGAACCCGGCAACATGGGCCCGCGCCTGCTGCAGGAACGCCTCTATTTTTCCGACAGCCGCCGCGATTCCGGCTGGCAGGCCCCGCGCCGTCCGTCCCCGCCCGCCTTCCTGCCCTGGCTCGCGGGATTGCGCTAGCAGATTGCAGGGACACGAAGCCTTTTGACAGAGCCTGAGCTGCCCCGGCTCTTTGTCCGCAGCCCTGCGGGGAACGGGCACGGCCCCGCGATCCTTCCCGGCAGCAGCGTACTGCCGCCCCTGCCTCCGCGATGCACAAAACGCGCCTCTTCCATCTGGAAAGAGGCGCGTTCCTTTTTGCGCCGTCCATGCCCATGCCGCGAACGCGGACATCCCGCCGGGAGGGCCTGAATACAAAAAAGCCGGGGCAAGGCTGCTGCCCGCCACCGGCGATCATCCATGACCGGCATGGAAACTGCCCGGCCCCGGAAACAGGAAAAGGCTGGTATTGCTACCAGCCTTGCTTTCCATTGGTGCCGAAGGGGAGAGTCGAACTCCCACTCCGTTGCCAGAACTAGACCCTGAACCTAGCGTGTCTACCAATTCCACCACTTCGGCGCGAAAATGTGTGTACAGGATTCGCCCCCTGCTGGCAAGCTTTTTTTTCCGCTTTTCCCCATTTTTTATGGGGACACATAAAAGCACCATGTTCTGGAAAGATCCGGCGGGACGCCATGCTGAAGGCGGCCGGGCAGGTTCCTGCGGGACGCCCCGGCACGGACGCAGACCCGCCCGCCGCATGGCCGTGGCAGAGCCTGAGGCACCGGGCTGACGCCGCCTTCTCTGGAGATGCGATGCGGGCACGGGATGGCAGGCAGCGCGCCAGGGCGGACGGTCCTTCCCTCCCCTTGCGCAGGCAGCCGTTTTTTCGCAGACTGGCAGCCCGGCCGAAGCCGGAAAAACAGCAAGGATCCCCCATGCGCCGCACTGCCCCCCCGACCTCCCGGCCCGCATTTTTCCCCCTCCCCCGTGCACGGCACGGGCAAGGGCACGGCTGTCTCCGCTCCCTGTCCCGGACACGGCAGGCGCGGGCCCGTCCCCTCTTCCGGCCCGCCAGTCCGCCGATGACGGCCGCACGGGCACCGCTCCCCTCCGCACGCACAGGAGCATGGCGATGAGCGCGCTGTCCGCCCTGCTCCTCCTGCCCGCCGCCCTGCTGCTGGACCGTCTGTTCGGTGAGCCGCCGGCCCGCATCCATCCCGTCTGCGGCATGGGCGCCCTGGCCGCCGCAGCGGAACGCCTCTTGCGTCGCGGCCCCGACGGCGCACGCATGACACTGGCCGGTCTGGCGGCCTGCCTGGCCGTGATCCTGCCGGTGGGCCTGCTGGCGGCACTGCCTGTGCTGCTCGCCGGGGGGATGCTGGGGGACGCGGCCGCCTGGATCGTCTGTGTGGCCGTGGTCTCCCTCTGTCTGGCGCCCCGCTGCCTGGACGAGCACGCCCGCCGTGTGGCCCTGCCGCTGGAACGGGGCGATCTGGAAGCGGCCCGCCGGGCCGTGGCCATGCTGGTGGGGCGCGACCCGCAACAGCTGGATGCCCACGGCGTGGCCCGGGCCTGTGTGGAGAGCGTGGGCGAGAACCTGACCGACGGCATCCTTGCCACCCTGTTCTGGGCGGCCGCGGGCCTGCTGCTGGCCGGACTGCCCGGGGCCGCGGCCCTGGCGGCCTGCCACCGCGCCGCCAACGTGCTGGATGCCCTGTGGGGCAGGCTCGACGCGACCTACCGCTGTTTCGGCACGGCCGCCGCCCGTCTGGACGACGTGCTCAACTGGTGCCCGGCGCGGCTGGCCCTGCCCTGCATCGTGCTGGCCGCGGCCCTGCTGCCCGGCCTTGATGCCCGTGCCTGCCGCCGGGTGGGCTGGCGCGACCGCCACGCCCACGAAAGCCCCAATTCCGCCTGGAGCGAGGCCGCCTTTGCCGGGGCCCTGGGCCTGCGCCTGGGCGGACCGGCCCGGTACGGCCCCCTGTACCGTGACCATCCCTGGCTGGGCGACGGCAGCCCGCTGGCCACGGCCCGGCATATCCGGCAGGCCGTGCGCCTCATGTGGGCCTCCGTGCTGGTCTTCGCGGCTTCGGCTTCCCTGCTGCTGGCGGCAGTGGCCTGTATCTGAGACGGCTCCGGCGAAGGCGGGAGGGGACACCCCGCCAACGGGACACGGTACGGCGGCCCCCGCAGCGTTCCCCAACTGGCCGCCCGCCGGACAGGCAGGAGAAGGATATCCGGCCACAGCGGCCCTGAAGCAGCCCGGCATGGCCCCGTGTTGCCGTGTCCGCCGTGTCCTCACGGCTGTCCCCGTCATGGCGCCGCCAGATTTTGAACAACGCCGCCAGATTTTTCTTGGACGGGCTGCCCACGACGCCTGGCCCCCATCCCGGCCGGGGCTCCCCCTGTCCGCGCCCGGCATGGCCGAATCCATTTTGCATCCATGACAGGATGACGACGTTTCCCTTCAACCTCCAGCAAGGTGATCGCACATGTCCATCATCACTTCTTTCCG
This is a stretch of genomic DNA from Desulfovibrio piger. It encodes these proteins:
- the cbiB gene encoding adenosylcobinamide-phosphate synthase CbiB; its protein translation is MSALSALLLLPAALLLDRLFGEPPARIHPVCGMGALAAAAERLLRRGPDGARMTLAGLAACLAVILPVGLLAALPVLLAGGMLGDAAAWIVCVAVVSLCLAPRCLDEHARRVALPLERGDLEAARRAVAMLVGRDPQQLDAHGVARACVESVGENLTDGILATLFWAAAGLLLAGLPGAAALAACHRAANVLDALWGRLDATYRCFGTAAARLDDVLNWCPARLALPCIVLAAALLPGLDARACRRVGWRDRHAHESPNSAWSEAAFAGALGLRLGGPARYGPLYRDHPWLGDGSPLATARHIRQAVRLMWASVLVFAASASLLLAAVACI